In Kryptolebias marmoratus isolate JLee-2015 linkage group LG20, ASM164957v2, whole genome shotgun sequence, a genomic segment contains:
- the LOC108241654 gene encoding 5-beta-cholestane-3-alpha,7-alpha-diol 12-alpha-hydroxylase produces MGLLLPMLFTIFVALVGGLYVLGVFRKRRPGEPPLDKGLIPWLGHVLEFRRDTFKFLERMKKKHGDVFTVQLAGNYITFLQDPLSFGAFVKESRKKLDFNTFAEQMVYRVFGYVPIEEDYHILHSSSNKHLKGEGLDVMTEAMMSNLQNLMLHSVSSDQKTWKEDGLFMYSYNIVFRAGYLALFGNVPHKSEGGEEQAKEKDRSQSETLFYEFRKYDQLFPNLALGVLSPKQQWEVDRLQTFFWDAVSVQKMKANDNISRWVWDMHQAKEELGVKESNINKYLFVLLWASQGNTGPSSFWLLLFLLKHPEAMKAIREEVDEVLKETGQEVQPGCPLINLTHEMLTKTPILDSAVEETLRLTAAPLLLRAVLQNMTLKMADGREYFIREGDRMGIFPYEDVHLDPEIHPDPLSFKYDRFLNPDGSKKTDFYKAGKKVKFHNMPWGAGVSMCPGRFFPTNELKQFVFLMLIYFEFELMNPDEKIPEIDFRRCGLGSMQPVRDVQFRYRLRY; encoded by the coding sequence ATGGGGCTGCTGCTGCCAATGCTTTTCACCATTTTTGTAGCTCTGGTCGGAGGGCTGTACGTTCTTGGGGTTTTCAGAAAGAGGCGACCAGGAGAACCCCCTCTCGACAAGGGTCTCATTCCTTGGCTGGGTCATGTGCTAGAATTTCGCAGAGACACTTTCAAGTTCCTAGAAAGGATGAAGAAGAAACATGGCGATGTCTTCACAGTGCAGCTGGCTGGAAATTACATTACTTTCCTTCAGGATCCTCTGTCTTTCGGGGCTTTTGTTAAGGAGAGTCGGAAAAAGCTGGACTTCAACACGTTTGCAGAACAGATGGTCTACAGAGTTTTTGGTTATGTGCCTATTGAGGAAGATTATCACATTCTTCATTCCTCCAGCAATAAACATCTGAAGGGAGAAGGCCTGGACGTAATGACAGAAGCCATGATGAGCAATTTGCAGAACCTGATGCTGCACAGCGTTAGTTCAGATCAAAAGACCTGGAAGGAAGATGGACTGTTCATGTACAGCTACAACATTGTGTTCAGAGCTGGCTATTTAGCTTTGTTTGGAAATGTGCCACACAAGTCAGAGGGCGGTGAGGAGCAAGCAAAAGAGAAAGACAGATCTCAAtctgaaactttgttttatgagtTTCGTAAATATGACCAACTTTTCCCTAACTTGGCTCTTGGGGTTCTGTCCCCAAAACAGCAATGGGAAGTTGACAGGTTACAGACCTTCTTCTGGGATGCTGTGTCAGTACAGAAGATGAAAGCCAATGACAACATCAGTCGCTGGGTGTGGGACATGCATCAGGCCAAAGAGGAGTTGGGCGTGAAGGAGTCAAACATCAACAAGTACTTGTTTGTGCTTCTTTGGGCCTCTCAGGGGAACACAGGACCTTCTTCATTCTGGCTTCTCTTGTTCCTCTTGAAACACCCAGAGGCCATGAAAGCAATCAGAGAAGAGGTTGATGAAGTCCTGAAGGAGACTGGGCAGGAAGTCCAACCCGGTTGTCCCCTGATTAACCTGACTCATGAAATGCTCACAAAAACTCCGATCTTGGACAGCGCTGTGGAGGAGACCCTCCGGCTCACTGCTGCACCTCTCCTCCTCAGAGCAGTGCTCCAGAACATGACCCTCAAAATGGCTGACGGGCGCGAATACTTCATTCGTGAAGGAGACAGAATGGGAATCTTTCCTTATGAAGATGTTCATCTCGACCCAGAGATCCATCCTGACCCTCTGTCCTTCAAATATGACCGTTTTCTGAACCCAGATGGCAgcaagaaaactgatttttacaAAGCAGGGAAGAAGGTGAAGTTTCACAACATGCCCTGGGGTGCAGGGGTCTCTATGTGCCCTGGGCGATTTTTTCCCACCAATGAgctgaaacagtttgttttcctcatgttgATCTACTTTGAATTTGAGCTGATGAATCCAGATGAGAAGATTCCTGAAATCGACTTCAGACGATGTGGCCTTGGGTCAATGCAGCCCGTCAGAGATGTTCAGTTTCGATACAGACTTagatattaa
- the LOC108241650 gene encoding 5-beta-cholestane-3-alpha,7-alpha-diol 12-alpha-hydroxylase has translation MGLLLPILFTIFVALVGGLYVLGVFRKRRPGEPPLDKGLIPWLGHVLEFRRDTFKFLERMKKKHGDVFTVQLAGNYITFLQDPLSFGAFVKESRKKLDFNTFAEQMVYRVFGYVPIEEDYHILHSSSNKHLKGEGLDVMTEAMMSNLQNLMLHSVSSDQKTWKEDGLFMYSYNIVFRAGYLALFGNVPHKSEGGEEQAKEKDRSQSETLFYEFRKYDQLFPNLALGVLSPKQQWEVDRLQTFFWDAVSVQKMKANDNISRWVWDMHQAKEELGVKESNINKYLFVLLWASQGNTGPSSFWLLLFLLKHPEAMKAIREEVDEVLKETGQEVQPGCPLINLTHEMLTKTPILDSAVEETLRLTAAPLLLRAVLQNMTLKMADGREYFIREGDRMGIFPYEDVHLDPEIHPDPLSFKYDRFLNPDGSKKTDFYKAGKKVKYYNMPWGAGVSMCPGRFFATNELKQFVFLMLIYFEFELMNPDEKIPEIDFRRWGFGSMQPVRDVQFRYRLRY, from the coding sequence ATGGGGCTGCTGCTGCCAATTCTTTTCACCATTTTTGTAGCTCTGGTCGGAGGGCTGTACGTTCTTGGGGTTTTCAGAAAGAGGCGACCAGGAGAACCCCCTCTCGACAAGGGTCTCATTCCTTGGCTGGGTCATGTGCTAGAATTTCGCAGAGACACTTTCAAGTTCCTAGAAAGGATGAAGAAGAAACATGGCGATGTCTTCACAGTGCAGCTGGCTGGAAATTACATTACTTTCCTTCAGGATCCTCTGTCTTTCGGGGCTTTTGTTAAGGAGAGTCGGAAAAAGCTGGACTTCAACACGTTTGCAGAACAGATGGTCTACAGAGTTTTTGGTTATGTGCCTATTGAGGAAGATTATCACATTCTTCATTCCTCCAGCAATAAACATCTGAAGGGAGAAGGCCTGGACGTAATGACAGAAGCCATGATGAGCAATTTGCAGAACCTGATGCTGCACAGCGTTAGTTCAGATCAAAAGACCTGGAAGGAAGATGGACTGTTCATGTACAGCTACAACATTGTGTTCAGAGCTGGCTATTTAGCTTTGTTTGGAAATGTGCCACACAAGTCAGAGGGCGGTGAGGAGCAAGCAAAAGAGAAAGACAGATCTCAAtctgaaactttgttttatgagtTTCGTAAATATGACCAACTTTTCCCTAACTTGGCTCTTGGGGTTCTGTCCCCAAAACAGCAATGGGAAGTTGACAGGTTACAGACCTTCTTCTGGGATGCTGTGTCAGTACAGAAGATGAAAGCCAATGACAACATCAGTCGCTGGGTGTGGGACATGCATCAGGCCAAAGAGGAGTTGGGCGTGAAGGAGTCAAACATCAACAAGTACTTGTTTGTGCTTCTTTGGGCCTCTCAGGGGAACACAGGACCTTCTTCATTCTGGCTTCTCTTGTTCCTCTTGAAACACCCAGAGGCCATGAAAGCAATCAGAGAAGAGGTTGATGAAGTCCTGAAGGAGACTGGGCAGGAAGTCCAACCCGGTTGTCCCCTGATTAACCTGACTCATGAAATGCTCACAAAAACTCCGATCTTGGACAGCGCTGTGGAGGAGACCCTCCGGCTCACTGCTGCACCTCTCCTCCTCAGAGCAGTGCTCCAGAACATGACCCTCAAAATGGCTGACGGGCGCGAATACTTCATTCGTGAAGGAGACAGAATGGGAATCTTTCCTTATGAAGATGTTCATCTCGACCCAGAGATCCATCCTGACCCTCTGTCCTTCAAATATGACCGTTTTCTGAACCCAGATGGCAgcaagaaaactgatttttacaAAGCAGGGAAGAAGGTGAAGTATTACAACATGCCCTGGGGTGCAGGGGTCTCTATGTGTCCTGGGCGATTTTTTGCCACCAATGAgctgaaacagtttgttttcctcatgttgATCTACTTTGAGTTTGAGCTGATGAATCCAGATGAGAAGATTCCTGAAATCGACTTCAGGCGATGGGGCTTTGGGTCAATGCAGCCCGTCAGAGATGTTCAGTTTCGATACAGACTTAGATATTGA